A genomic window from Polaribacter gangjinensis includes:
- a CDS encoding OmpH family outer membrane protein — protein MRNFKTLLLIAVFTLGLGGVANAQKFGHIDFEKLVAEMPSTNKLKLDMEKLQKTYQDEIEGMGKKLEAKVKKYQAEQNAQTKEINESRALEVQQENQRYEQLRQTAGQEMQKKYAEGLNPIIEKAQKAIEDVAAAKGIVYVFDSSIGKGLLVSKGEDLFNAVKAKLGF, from the coding sequence ATGAGAAATTTTAAAACGTTACTATTAATTGCTGTATTTACTTTAGGGTTGGGTGGAGTTGCAAATGCACAAAAATTCGGTCACATCGATTTCGAAAAATTAGTAGCAGAAATGCCATCAACTAATAAATTAAAGTTAGATATGGAGAAATTACAAAAAACCTATCAAGACGAAATTGAAGGAATGGGCAAAAAGTTAGAAGCAAAAGTAAAAAAATACCAAGCTGAACAAAATGCACAAACTAAAGAAATCAATGAATCTAGAGCTTTAGAAGTGCAGCAAGAAAACCAAAGATATGAGCAATTAAGACAAACTGCTGGTCAGGAAATGCAAAAAAAATACGCAGAAGGTTTAAATCCAATCATCGAAAAAGCGCAAAAAGCTATTGAAGATGTTGCTGCTGCAAAAGGTATTGTGTATGTTTTTGATTCATCAATTGGCAAAGGTTTGCTAGTTTCTAAAGGCGAAGATTTATTCAATGCTGTAAAAGCAAAATTAGGATTCTAA
- a CDS encoding PorP/SprF family type IX secretion system membrane protein encodes MRFTYYACCFFFLSFFSIKSFSQETLPIYQDYLSDNVFLVHPSAAGIGNSSKLRFTARQQWAGIPNAPALQTVSFHTRFNEYSNAGYGLVLFNDKNGFHSQLGVQGTYAYHLPLSDGRLFNQLSFGLAFTFVQNQSDQRTFTGDRAIAAIIESTSYYNADFSVAYHLGGLSSYFTVKNLLLTAKNNLNVQEPLDLRNYIFSAGYYFGEELFVQFEPSIMMQFREGTGERIADVNIKAYKTFSQTQLWAALSYRQSFDTNAIQNARYVSPIVGINYQNWMFSYTYTNQMNETVLTNSGFHQVSVGVNLWTREQRAAACPNINSAFGGF; translated from the coding sequence ATGAGATTCACTTACTACGCATGCTGTTTCTTTTTTTTATCGTTTTTTTCGATAAAAAGCTTTTCACAAGAAACATTGCCAATTTACCAAGATTATTTATCAGATAATGTTTTTTTAGTGCATCCTTCTGCTGCTGGTATTGGAAATTCAAGCAAATTGCGATTTACAGCAAGACAACAATGGGCAGGAATTCCAAATGCTCCAGCACTTCAAACAGTAAGTTTTCATACTCGTTTTAACGAATATTCAAATGCTGGATATGGTTTGGTTTTGTTTAATGACAAAAATGGATTTCATTCGCAATTAGGAGTTCAAGGAACTTATGCCTATCATTTGCCTTTGAGCGATGGCAGATTATTCAATCAATTGTCTTTTGGATTGGCATTTACTTTTGTGCAAAATCAATCAGATCAACGAACTTTTACAGGAGACAGAGCCATTGCAGCAATCATTGAAAGTACTAGTTACTATAATGCAGATTTTAGTGTGGCTTATCATTTAGGAGGCTTATCATCTTATTTTACTGTAAAAAATTTATTATTAACAGCCAAAAATAATCTGAATGTTCAAGAACCATTAGATTTGAGAAATTATATTTTTTCTGCAGGATATTATTTTGGTGAAGAACTTTTTGTTCAGTTTGAGCCTTCTATCATGATGCAATTCAGAGAAGGAACAGGAGAGCGAATTGCTGATGTAAATATCAAAGCATATAAAACATTTTCGCAAACTCAACTTTGGGCAGCACTTTCTTACAGACAAAGCTTTGATACGAATGCCATACAAAATGCACGTTATGTATCACCAATTGTAGGAATTAATTACCAGAATTGGATGTTTTCATACACTTATACCAATCAAATGAACGAAACTGTTTTGACAAACTCTGGTTTTCATCAAGTTTCTGTGGGTGTAAATTTATGGACTAGAGAACAAAGAGCAGCTGCATGTCCTAATATCAATTCAGCTTTTGGAGGATTTTAA
- a CDS encoding OmpH family outer membrane protein: MKKIFLFVVLLGSVSNSWSQRNQLIAYIDMEYILENVPEYIKAQNTLDAKVAKWKSNLDQQARHIEVMKTDLANEKAILTKDLIEEKEEEITLKQEELRRLESLYFGPTGDLFLMRKQLVKPIQDQVYNAIQSIANRKNYDFVFEKSSDLVMLYSNKKYDISDLVLATIDRTRLSEEKKDQRNKKNEKNPLVDKEISEKQQELIDKKEALITEKKDELEKKEEEKKALVDAKKKEIEDKKEALAKKREEQRKILREKQEALKKKKEEEKKKKNQE, from the coding sequence ATGAAAAAAATATTTTTATTCGTCGTTCTTTTAGGTAGTGTATCCAATTCTTGGTCACAAAGAAATCAGTTAATTGCTTATATAGATATGGAATATATTCTAGAAAATGTTCCTGAATATATTAAAGCACAAAACACGTTAGATGCCAAAGTTGCTAAATGGAAATCAAATCTAGACCAACAAGCACGTCATATAGAGGTTATGAAAACCGATTTAGCAAACGAAAAAGCAATTTTAACAAAAGATTTAATTGAAGAAAAAGAAGAGGAAATTACTTTAAAACAAGAAGAATTAAGAAGACTTGAATCGTTATATTTTGGTCCTACTGGCGATTTGTTTTTGATGCGTAAACAATTGGTAAAACCAATTCAAGATCAAGTTTACAATGCAATTCAAAGCATCGCAAATAGAAAAAATTATGATTTTGTTTTTGAAAAATCTAGTGATTTGGTAATGCTATATTCCAATAAAAAATACGATATTAGCGACCTCGTTTTAGCAACAATTGACAGGACAAGATTGTCTGAAGAAAAAAAGGATCAACGAAATAAGAAAAATGAGAAAAATCCTTTAGTAGACAAAGAAATTTCTGAAAAACAACAGGAGTTAATAGATAAAAAAGAAGCGCTAATTACAGAAAAGAAAGACGAGTTAGAGAAAAAAGAAGAAGAAAAAAAGGCCTTAGTTGACGCTAAAAAGAAAGAAATAGAAGACAAAAAAGAGGCATTAGCGAAAAAAAGAGAAGAACAACGAAAAATATTAAGAGAAAAACAAGAAGCGCTAAAAAAGAAAAAAGAAGAAGAAAAAAAGAAAAAAAATCAAGAATAA
- the bamA gene encoding outer membrane protein assembly factor BamA, with translation MKLFSASLVLSALFFTFNATAQIKNDSIVNIKNDSIINTKKDTINKNQKVDYEIGKEYILGGITVTGLKKFSEETVKVFTGLVNGQLLRLPGDKLTSAIKKLYESKQFSNVDVYLVKVDGETIYLEFDVQELPQLNQVKINGVKKSKAKELIKEAELKLGAMVTDNLLVTTKNYFTKKYTDKGFLKTKVTLDLQKDTSDMNVVNMNVYIDQGQRIKIKKINFTGNEKLSDKKLRKAMSKTKQRMLGRFWKGSKYIEEDYQKDLEKILDKYSRLGFRDARILSEGYTWNKDNTININIELEEGKQYRFADIVFVGNKEFTDEQLRAMLRIEKGDVYNGAVLKERVKGDGTPTSDDLSTLYQDNGFLFSQVNAVETKVENDSITVEIRIREDEKARIRKVTVRGNDKTNDHVIFRELRVKPGDLFSRSAIIRSIREIGQLGFFDQNVSPDVVPDYQNKTADIDFTVVEKGGSQIELQGGYGGGSFIGTLGLSFNNFSIKNIFNKDAYKPLPMGDGQSLSLRLQSSRTFNTYSFSFTEPWLGGRKPQSLSFSVYSSNQYQFNFQTGDVDRSQSLGIVGASVGLGKRLNWPDDFFQLSQTVSYQAFNLNNYGFRVGENILSNGSLNNLSYSATIARNSAGPSLIFPTYGSEFSLGIKATFPYSLVNGRDYSIPEDATDEERNNLIAENYKWLEYYKISAKGKWYTSFTDKLVLMTNAEMGYLGYYNTKVGLSPFERYYVGGDGIAIFQLDGREVIGLRGYENNRLSSAEGGSIYNKFQLELRYSITDAPSASIYTLGFLEAGNSYDNFRTFNPFELKRSAGLGIRIFMPAFGLLGIDFAHGFDPLPGFTEKSGWQTHFIIGRQF, from the coding sequence ATGAAATTATTTTCTGCGTCATTAGTGCTTTCTGCACTATTTTTTACTTTTAATGCAACTGCACAAATAAAGAATGACAGCATTGTCAATATTAAAAATGACAGTATTATCAACACCAAAAAAGATACCATAAACAAAAATCAAAAAGTTGATTATGAAATTGGTAAAGAATATATTTTAGGTGGAATTACAGTTACTGGTTTAAAAAAATTTAGTGAAGAAACTGTAAAAGTTTTTACAGGTCTTGTAAATGGACAATTATTACGTTTGCCCGGTGATAAATTAACAAGTGCCATTAAAAAATTATATGAAAGTAAGCAATTTAGCAATGTTGATGTATATTTGGTAAAAGTAGATGGTGAAACTATTTATCTTGAATTCGATGTGCAAGAATTGCCGCAATTAAACCAAGTAAAAATTAACGGAGTCAAAAAATCAAAAGCGAAAGAATTGATTAAAGAAGCCGAGTTAAAATTGGGAGCAATGGTTACAGACAACTTATTAGTAACTACCAAAAACTACTTCACAAAAAAATATACTGATAAAGGTTTCTTAAAAACAAAAGTAACGCTCGATCTTCAAAAAGATACATCAGACATGAATGTTGTAAACATGAATGTATATATTGATCAGGGTCAAAGAATCAAAATCAAAAAAATTAACTTTACCGGAAACGAAAAATTATCTGACAAAAAATTGCGCAAAGCAATGTCTAAAACCAAACAAAGAATGCTTGGTCGTTTTTGGAAAGGATCAAAATATATTGAAGAAGATTATCAAAAAGATTTAGAGAAAATTTTAGATAAATACAGCAGATTAGGTTTTAGAGATGCACGAATTTTAAGTGAAGGATACACTTGGAATAAAGACAATACAATCAACATAAATATCGAGTTAGAAGAAGGAAAACAATATCGTTTTGCGGACATTGTTTTCGTTGGAAATAAAGAATTTACAGACGAGCAATTACGAGCAATGTTGCGAATTGAAAAAGGAGATGTGTATAATGGAGCCGTTTTAAAAGAGCGAGTAAAAGGTGATGGAACACCTACTTCTGATGATTTATCAACGTTATATCAAGACAATGGTTTCTTATTTTCGCAAGTAAATGCTGTTGAAACCAAGGTAGAAAACGACTCTATTACTGTTGAAATTAGAATTCGTGAAGATGAAAAAGCACGAATTAGAAAAGTAACAGTTAGAGGAAATGACAAAACAAACGACCACGTAATTTTTAGAGAATTGCGTGTAAAACCAGGAGATTTATTCAGTAGAAGTGCCATTATTCGTTCTATTCGCGAAATTGGACAATTAGGTTTCTTTGATCAAAATGTTTCTCCAGATGTTGTTCCAGATTATCAAAATAAAACTGCTGATATTGATTTTACAGTAGTTGAAAAAGGCGGAAGTCAAATAGAATTGCAAGGGGGTTATGGTGGTGGCTCTTTTATTGGAACTTTAGGGTTATCATTCAATAATTTTTCTATCAAAAATATTTTCAACAAAGATGCATATAAACCATTACCAATGGGAGATGGTCAAAGTTTGTCTTTACGTTTGCAATCTAGTAGAACTTTTAATACCTACAGTTTTTCATTTACAGAGCCATGGTTAGGAGGTAGAAAACCACAATCGTTATCATTTTCAGTATATTCATCCAATCAATATCAGTTTAATTTTCAAACAGGTGATGTTGACAGAAGTCAAAGTTTAGGAATTGTAGGAGCTTCTGTAGGTCTTGGAAAACGTTTAAATTGGCCAGATGATTTCTTTCAATTATCCCAAACTGTTAGTTACCAAGCTTTTAATTTAAATAATTATGGTTTTAGAGTTGGAGAAAATATCTTAAGTAATGGAAGTTTAAACAACTTATCATACAGTGCAACCATTGCAAGAAATTCTGCGGGACCAAGTTTAATTTTCCCAACTTACGGATCTGAATTTAGTTTGGGTATCAAAGCAACATTCCCATATTCATTAGTAAATGGAAGAGATTATTCAATTCCAGAAGATGCAACTGATGAAGAAAGAAATAATCTGATTGCAGAAAATTACAAATGGTTAGAATATTACAAAATCAGTGCGAAAGGAAAATGGTACACCTCATTTACAGATAAATTGGTTTTGATGACCAATGCTGAAATGGGATATTTAGGGTATTACAACACAAAAGTGGGGTTATCACCATTTGAAAGATATTACGTTGGTGGAGATGGAATTGCCATTTTTCAATTAGATGGTAGAGAAGTTATTGGTTTAAGAGGTTATGAAAACAATAGACTTTCTTCTGCTGAAGGAGGATCTATTTACAATAAATTTCAATTAGAATTGCGCTATTCAATTACTGATGCGCCTTCAGCTTCCATTTATACACTAGGATTTTTAGAAGCTGGTAATTCTTATGACAATTTTAGGACATTTAATCCGTTTGAGTTAAAACGTTCAGCTGGATTAGGAATCAGGATATTTATGCCTGCATTCGGGTTATTAGGAATCGACTTTGCACATGGGTTTGATCCTTTACCCGGATTTACAGAAAAATCTGGTTGGCAAACACATTTTATTATTGGAAGACAATTCTAA
- the murI gene encoding glutamate racemase yields MAQSASFPIGIFDSGVGGTSIWKEIVTLLPNENTIYLADSKNAPYGEKSKDEIIELSIKNTEFLLNQNCKIIVVACNTATTNAIKTLRKNYTIPFIGIEPAIKPAALSTKTNVVGILATKGTLNSELFEATSSIFKSHITIKEIVGKGLVELIEAGKINSPEMTMLLESYLQPMLAQNVDCLVLGCTHYPYLIPQIRRIVGEKMQIIDSGLAVAKQTKAILEKNNLLQTANQPGKHQFFSNSDCKVLEMLVGNEIAFTEIKSRDF; encoded by the coding sequence ATGGCGCAATCTGCAAGTTTTCCTATTGGTATTTTTGATTCTGGAGTTGGAGGAACTTCCATCTGGAAAGAGATTGTTACCTTATTGCCTAATGAAAATACAATTTATTTAGCAGATAGTAAAAATGCTCCTTATGGAGAAAAATCAAAAGATGAAATCATTGAGCTTTCTATAAAAAATACTGAGTTTTTACTAAATCAAAACTGTAAAATCATTGTAGTTGCCTGCAATACTGCTACAACAAACGCTATCAAAACTTTACGTAAAAATTATACGATTCCTTTTATTGGTATTGAACCTGCTATAAAACCAGCTGCATTATCTACAAAAACCAATGTCGTTGGAATTTTAGCCACCAAAGGAACTTTAAATAGCGAACTTTTTGAAGCAACATCTAGTATTTTTAAATCGCACATTACAATCAAAGAAATTGTTGGAAAGGGATTGGTTGAGTTGATTGAAGCTGGAAAAATAAATTCTCCTGAAATGACCATGTTATTAGAATCTTATCTTCAACCCATGTTAGCTCAAAACGTAGATTGTTTGGTATTAGGTTGCACTCATTATCCGTATTTGATTCCTCAAATTCGTAGAATTGTGGGAGAAAAAATGCAAATTATTGATTCAGGTTTGGCAGTTGCAAAACAAACAAAAGCTATTTTAGAAAAGAACAACTTACTCCAAACAGCTAATCAACCTGGAAAACATCAATTTTTTTCGAACAGTGATTGTAAGGTTTTAGAGATGCTTGTAGGAAACGAAATTGCTTTTACAGAAATAAAAAGTAGAGACTTTTAA